The DNA region GGTGCAGGATTGAGTTTACCTCATGTCTCATTCACCactgagaaaacattacagtacagtgcatataatattataataatagcaTGTTTCATTCATGCTGGAATGCACTGAAGACGTATCATGTCTGCCCAAACAGGGTGCACATGTGTACTACATGTTCAGTCTATATGTTCAGTGTTCACcttcttgtttttcttcttttttaatgttGGTTGGCCTCCATCTTTTTGGTGCATTACCGTCCCCCTCTGTTCTGGAGTGTGGATCAGTAAGTAAATTAATTCTACTATACATTAGGGGTTGAGGGGGACAAATGAGgaaaataacacacaaaaaaaaaaaaaaaactttccggTACCCAACCCCCCCACCATCTCCACTGTATATACTGCTAAATTGTTAGATGTTCTTCTATTCCTCTTGCTGGAACCACCACACCAATTCCCGTCACTCCTGTCTCCGGGTTCTTAGTACCGTCAGTAAAGATTTGAGTATAGTTTTTATATACTTCTGTAACATGATCATTAAACACCCCAACCTAATCAGCACGTTTTTCTCTCCTACAGATGCCAATCTACCTCCGGATATTTCATCTTCCATGGAGCCATGACTGAATTTACTATTATAGAACTAATTTTCATAATCAATCACCCCAAGATCTTTTGCTATTTTGTTCCCTATATGACCAAAGTTGTCCTTTTTTACCTCTCTCTTTCATCCAGCACTCATTCAGCACTTCTATTGTGGGATGCAAGTCATTGTGCCCCTGCAAATTAACCCAGTAGTTTTAATCAGATGCTTCCTTCTTACTTCCAGTGGTATTTCTCCTAGCTCTATCTGTATAGCTGAGACAGACAATGTCTTAAAATCTCCACTACACACTCGCAATGCCTGAGCCTGAATTACATCCAATTTTTTTCTATCTAGCTGCTGATGTATACACTATACTGCCATAGTCCATCGTAGATCTAATCCAGGCATAGCGATAaaaaaatggacacagcgaccccattggaactcaattgagacaagtgaagcccatttttagtgatttttagcacttccgtttctgacgcgcagactcaaactaagcttgatgacgtcagcaacctgtctgacagatgtaaatcttctagtagctgtgcgtgcaaactgccattgttaatcttgcagagacggcgagcttgagcagggagttctttggcgcgagtgagcaggagtaagtattctgattcattattttgtatagtattttaaaatgtaacgccagggcttgtatctatgggcttctctcttgacgtctccccgattgcctgcgaggttctcctcctgtctgtacggtaatttctctactgtgcgacagagagtcgagtggttatgacgcaatcgttagcctatttttacaaaaattgtttctacggggccataatgtaacatagaaggtaatggagccctttatacattgtcgtgtatctttagaaataaataatggacaaatggagtctttaaacgcctcagatgtaaagttattcactgtcaaagtgacgccaaaatgaatgggagtcaatgggatgctaatgcaagtgaagttctgctacaagatggcggcacccggccgacttcaacttccggtcgacttccttcccgcctgaatCCAGGCCACATAAATTATATTCAATGATTGGCAATTTGCAAAACCCATTCTCTACCAACCAAGCATCTCATTACATTTGGCATTGCcatctactggcctggcatgcataatacagtgGCTTTAGTtgtttttgcatttccatttgaTGGGtatcattttgacaacattgtcaTTTGTATGCAAAACATTACTGTCAAGTAAATGTAACCTAAGAGTGTACTGTACAGTGGAGgattactcaaaataaaaatttcaatttCAAGTGTAAATATCAATATACGTATAAATATATAGAAGATACTTGTTGTGAAAAAGATAGAAATTCTTTtagtcatttattcattataataGTAAATATCATTTGTTACTGTTCAATACTGCCACAAAtccattttattcagcatttcagCATTTCACAGATGAGCCTTTATTTTTCCCAAAACAGGTGTATTTTGAAAGTGACTTCATCACAGGACCTGAAACCTGCCGGAAAGCTTTGGCAAGAATTTCGACCCCATGGATGAAACACCAGCACAGACATCCAAAAAGAGATTCAAATAATACTCAAAAGGCCGATCGTAAATATACACAGACTGACGGgggattaaaaacataaatattagcaGGGAAACAAGCAGAAGGCCAAAGCAAGCAGACCCTTCCACCAGAAAACGGACCATCTCTTCTAACCAGCCTCTAAAAGCAGGATATATCGTGTTTTCTCTGAACTCCCATAAAGCCAAACAAAGCCTTTTGGCTCATAAGTCATGTGTGTTTTGAATTATGAGCTCAACAAAACAAAATCCCTAAAACATGGAGCTCTTTGCCCAGAGCACTGGTGATACACTGGGGTTTGGATTTTGAAATCCCAAAATACATcccttttgtgttttctttgtcttgttctgttctgctgtttcttttttcttccccCTGTACTTTACCACAAAATCACAAGCCTGCGATCCTACAGTTTTGGTTAGTCAAACAATGCTTGTGGTTTCGTGGATGTTTTTAAAATGgctataaataaaagaaatgtaatattaaagATTTGTTCTCTACAGGAAAAGTATTGCATAAACAGTCAATAGcaagtaagtgtttttttttttcgtcttcattttgtttttaaaatggtgTTTCCTAAagaattatgttaaaaaaaaagtttcttcaaaacacaaaaaaatatattttgaagaccAAATAGTTTATGTTAACCACTGACCTCCATAGTATTGGGGAAAAAACTACTATGAAAGGCAATGGCTACCGTCATTTTTTGAACAAACACAAACGTTTGCCTAcgatcttcaaaatatcttctcttgtgttcaacagaagaaagaaacttgaaCAACAAGAAGGTTagtaaataataacaattttcatttttggctaaactatccctttaaggttaaGGATGTGAGCAAATACATAAGTATTTGTACATGTTATACATGTTACACTTATGTGCACAAATTGTGTTGAGCAGAGATGTGGCACAGTTAACTTTGCGGGAAAAAAAACGTAATGAAGgaagctcacatttatttatttatttattttttagatctgATAAAGAAGTAACAGCTATCTCAATGGCAGATCTTACTACACTGCGGATTGTGTGTTTTCTGCCCTGATGTTGAATGGTTTGCcctgagtgagtcattgagtcaGCTGACTGCAGGGGCATTAGGAGATGTGTAAGTTTCCATGCAGTTGGTGTCAGAAGCAGCTCTAAAGGACTGACCAGCAGTCCACCTGCTTCCGTTTAGCAGCTCAAACTTTTTTCTATCTCTtagcatttgttttcatttttgtggcTTCATTTTCTTCTCATTTAGGGACAGGGATCACACAGACATAGTTTTgtgttatttaaactatttaatttcCTGTTTTTAACAAATAACTTGATATTCTGAAGCACATTGATAACAGAAGGTTCTTAAAAATTTGTCTAACCACAAACTGCTTTGTGTCGAgaaaacctgaagattttttatgtttattttatgctttGATATGATATGCAAGATTTTAGACCAGTCAGATTTCACAGTGGGTGGGGCTGTACtcatttgcatttatgcatttggcagatgcattTAATCAAAGCGACTTCTACTGAATTTTAGGTCTATCACtgcatgcattccctgggaatcaaacccatgacgtTGGGCTTGCTAGTTCCATGCTCCATTGTTTGAACTGAAAGTGCTTTCCCCTTTCTACTCAGTGTGATGCTAAAGTAATGCAAACTAAGttatagatttgtttttaaatctggaaaaataaataatggatgtattattataaataatgtattaaaataaaatataaaaaaactataaattgcTGTTTTATTTTGTCATGATTTTAATAATTGCAATACTTTTTATAGAAATCAAGTAATCgcttgaaaataaatataatctcattattattataaataatataataaaaaaatcaaatatcatTTCAAATTTCTGTAAAAtaccataatataaaaaaataggttaaaataacatttgttcCTGAAAACTGAGCAAGAGGAATTTTTCTCCTTTTTACTCAATGTAATGCAGCAGCAAGAAACTAAgaaatttattgattaaaaaaaaacagttgaaaaaagaaatgtaattaaagtaattataattttaattatatatatatatatatatataaatatatatatatatatatatatatatatatatatatatatatatatatatatatatatatatatatatatatatatatatatatatatatatatatatatatatatgaagagttcagatgcaaaagcctctaagtgccatctgaaatattcatctaaaattaggatttttatcaggctcctatatttatgttcagttatttcactttaatagcctggaaaaggacttgcacattgcaattaaagtaaaataatatcaATAAGATAATAATATCAAATCAAgtaactgataaaaaaaagttaaaagaaaaaaagttaataatgttattattattattattattattattataaaataatacaaataaaatattatttaaaaatatataacgtTTTTCAAAATTTGAAACTGTTTTAGTTGAATTAAATGAAATTTGTTCGTGAAAGCTCCACAATCACGTTTAAACACACACGAGGAACTGAATGTCTAGCAGTCATTGTTTTCTGCAGGGGGCTGCAGAGGTTTTATGACATCACCCTTTTGCACAACTCTTTCATCAGACTTTGGTCCGAAAACCACAGATGGTCCACAGATCTCGAGCAGCTCTTCATGGTAGCCCAGAAATCTGCTCATGGTTCCTTTTAGTCTGCTCGCATCACAGCTGGCCACAAAACACCACGACCCCGAGGACCACAGTGGAACAATGCAGAGAGATCCAACACAAGACAATTCCAGCAGTCTGCTCTGTGTCAAGAGCTGCGATGCACGTCTGCCTTAATTAGCTTCCATGCACGGGTTAACTTGCTTATGTGAATGTTTAGTCCACAACAAAATTTTGCTAACAGAAACAGCAATCTGTAaactatatttcattttattttagggcAATCCCTGATAGAAGTCTACTCATATATCTGGAGCGCAGGAATGCCTCATGTTGTCATtttaacctattttttttttatattatgaacTTTGTGTTGGATGGAGGTTTGAGCTAATTTGGTATTGATTTAATCACAAAATATTGAAAACCTCCTGCCTGCTGAAGACATATTTGTGTACAATGaaaattaatgttttgaaagtttccaaagaagctgaattttcatatgGTTTCCAAGTCTGCACAtgcttttagtaaaaaaaaaaaaacaaaaaaaaaaagatgaaagttTTGATCTTAGGATTGCTGTGGGTTATTAATGAAATGTTGTACTTTTATCATAGGAGATTTTATCATCATTGTATGAAAGCCTGTTTCcaacatggaataaaaaaaaaaacttttctcatttctcattttttcagaattgcgagatataaactcagaattgtgagacaaaatgttgtaattaccttttatttttttattccatggtctaaaaaaaaagaaaaaaaaaatcacaagatgtAAGGTCAGAATTCTGACCTTCCAAATTGTGAGACATATACTCAGAAATTCAAGAAGAAGTCAGAATTTTGTgtgtatatctcgcaattctgaaaaaCAAAGTCCAGAAAGTAATTTGTCCTGTAACTTTTTCATTATGTGGTGGAAACAGGAGTCCATACCATTGCCTTTTTCAATCTAAAGTTTAAACACTAAAGAAGCTCTAAAATAGATAGGTGCATTATGatagatatatatttaattcaatattaTACCAAAGATCCAAAATGACACATTTAGCACTTTTAACTCcacaaaagtgatttttgcattgtgTCTGTGTCATATCTGTGTAACTGAGAGAGATCCTGAGTCTGATAATCAGATTTTGTTATATCGCTTCTCACATCTTACAAAGATACAGCATTCACATACCAAGCCATCAGTAGCTCTGATAGATAGTTATGCTTGAATAGTTTATGAAAGGTTAAATGCGTCATAAACAGTGGCATCATGCATCTGATTTTTGAGGAGGTGTTAGTGTCAATTCTGGCTTACTTGACAAGCTAATGTTGCTCAAAATAAACTCCTGTACTTCTTTTGactgattttaaatattttaactaattttgAAAGCTGAGGTCTCTTAAGTTGTATCTAAAGTGTTTTATCTTTATTCTCCACAATGCAAATGTGGAATATATGACaggtaaatacacacatatacattttacagtacaaaAGTACAAAAACTCTGAAAGCTACTATATACTGTGAGATCTCTATGTCTTAAACAGttgattaatttaaaatacatcaaaatatttttaataaattgtgtCATCAGTGTCCATTCTGGATTACTAGACaagataaaacataaaaaatactttattttttagctaTTTCATGTAGCAGAACCTTCTGTTTGAACCAAATGATCATGATTGGACTGGCCAAATTTACACAagcaaataaatgatttatttcaaggcattttagagctttttaaacaaatatgcaaatgtatttccactaataaataactgttttcagaaGCTGCATTTCAAATTGTCGAAACTGCACAAGACATGATGCTTTTAATTGTAAAAtccacaaattattatttaaacagtttTTAGGTATTTTTCTATCAAATAATCTATAGTATTTATTATCAATAAAAGTGACACTGTAATTTTAACCTCTGCACATAtaacttaaaaaatattatattatattatattatattatattatattatattatattatattatattatattatattatattatattatattatattatattatattatattatattatattagatctTACTCTGTATTTTTAAAGTAATGTGGTGatagttaatgcatttatttcaaatagcagGCGTGGTTTTAGTGTTAGAAAATGAACTGAATGCGTCTTCAAGGTTAGACctttatcttaaatatttttatcATCATAATGCACAAATttggaataaataataataataataataataataataataacagtataaCTGCATGACATATTTTAGTCTGCTGGCTTTTTGCCCTGCATGTTTTTGCAAGTTTggcaaaaaaaatgtacagtgcatACATAAAATCTGGAAGTATCTAGATAACATTCCTATCTTCATGTGAATACTACACCTAATTTGCCACAAATACCTGCCTTGCCCACCTCATTCCACAGAGTAGAATGGACAGAAAGACTTACTCTTAATTATGAGACACCTAATCAAAGCAAGCTAATTTGTACCAGATGTAACAATCTCTTTGAAAAAAGTTTGAGACAAAACTTTTGACCAGACTTTTTTCttcgtttctttttatttatgttttttggcTGATCTCATTTACAATCAGTCTTCCTGTTCACCTCTGGATTGTCGCGTGCAAAAGCACACAGTGAGAAAACAGCTTCTGTCAGTCATCTCTCATATCATGATGGTGCCCTCATTCTCCATTCATGGGaatgaacttttatttataaCCACAGGCCCACTGACACACATTCATCTACTGTGCAACAATGTTTGCATGTGCTTGACGGCCATCTGTCAGGAGCGTTTGATATCTGTTCACacgtttttaatttagtttttgagTTCACCAAGTGACAACAACCTCATCAAATAGAGCATTTGctgacagatatttttttttttttttttgttagggaGTCATGTTTAACACGGCATGAATAGAATAGAGAAAATCTGTTTATGATAGTAAATGTGACAGGCCATAAAAAGAGCAACTTAGACATTCGATGAAACTACTGAAGGAGCCTTTATGATGAATCCAAAATTATTAGTCAAAAATGAAAGTAATTATACAGTTCTTTCACAATGACACAGATACTATTTTTTTCCTCAATTGGAAACTGACTTTTCATCTGGAACCCAGAAGTTTACTTTCAACtcgacaaaacaaacaacaagacTGATGTAATCTTCCCTTCAATCTGATAATGACACCTGTCTTGCAATAACACGACAAGTCTTTTCAGCAGATCTCGCCCTCCAAAATGCTTCCTTCCACAGAATGGGTGTTGAAAGGCACTTCCAAACTCAGTTACACCCACCCACCCATTAAGCGGAACAACTATGAGCACTATATGGCAGCCTGTATAACATGAGTGATTCCAAGCTAAATttgttgcaaaaataaaaataaataatgcaacagTAGTATGTTTTAAAATGAGATTACAACAGATTTGTTTTAATCTATAATCAAATGTCTCAAATCGAATCTATTAATCACTTGCAGGAGTAATGTGAATTATGTGGGATTACTGTAAATAATAGGATTTATGCGGAAACATGGACACATTGTTAGGCGTTCACATGAGTAAAATGTGGGACATTTTCTgaagtattcctcccattaaatGTGTGAATAAAAGGCCTAttcatctttttaaaaaaacttgcaataaagtaaataatatctaaattaatttacatattttaaattacaatgaaTGCAGTTTGTTTGGAGCATTTCAACTGCCTAATCGAATTAGCCAGTGTGGACTGCTCAGGTTGAGAGTCTTCATTAGATTCATATGTTCAAAAGATTCTGATAGGAAAATgatgcaatataaaaaaataaaaaaataaaaaacatcccaaTCATCGCTTCAGAAATTAAAAAGAAGTCTAATTTTGATCCAGTGTGTTCATTTGCAGTAAGTGATGTTATACTTTTGGAACTAAAGTTGatcaattaataaaaaagaaaaagaaaggctgaGATCTATGCAACCTACAATGAAAGTTTTGTGTTCCCTTCAtacttttattaattacattatgcAGATCTCTCATTTCTTATTTTAAGCTTATTAcccaattttttttcatttctgcgATTTCTGCATCTTGTGAGGTCCAAAAATCTGAAACCACTAATGAAATATCAACATATTGAGCATTTTTCTAATctaatatacatttctttaatctGCCTATATACCAATTTGAGAGAAAATTGCTTTCAGAGTAATACAAACTATTTCAAAGTTTCAATGTATATTTACTGTAGCCTCGGACTTTTGGACTATAGGAAAACACTTCATTTGAACTAACAATCGTCACTgcattatatatgtaaaaaacaCAGATCCTAGTTAAAGCAGGAGACTTTCattcatacattttcatatttcactATACCACCATAATAACATTTACGCATGACTCATTGATGAAACCTATAATTAAATGTTTGCctaaaaacaaatcatcagcacCTGTTGAGCAGAAGTACATCAGAAATAACTCACCGACTCATTGTATATTAAATGTAGCCTCAAACTTTTAGACTGGGGAAACACCAATCATTTGCATCAACAATCGTCACTGCGTTATATAGGTAATAACCACATACCTTAATTAAAGCAGGATACTATCATAATACCATTTATGACTCATTAATGAAACCTATTCTGAAATGTTTGCCTCAGGCTGCACTTGGAGAGATAAAGCGCATCAGAAAGGACTCACCGACACACTCGTTGGCCTCTCTGGCCGTCGCGCGTTGCCACGGCCGGTCGTAGTGGAACGGCTTACATCTGTCACACTCCGGTCCCGCCGTGTTGTGCTTGCACTCGCACACTAGGTTCCCTTCGCGATCCTTTACGCACTTTGACGCGTGCCCGTTACACTTGCACCGACCGCCGACCTGCAGGTCAGACACGGCGTAAAAATACGAGTCCCTGGCGAGCTCCGAGTCATCCTCGTTTTCATCCCCGAATGTGTGCAGCCGGTTGAAGGTCACTTTGATATCGGTGGCCGTGACCCAGTCCTGCAGGACGGGAGAGTTGTCAAAGTCGTGCGCGGAGGGTCTGCCGTCCAGCGTGCTGAACGCGATGAGGCCGCCCGTTAACGGCTGCATGTCCGTGTGCGAGTCCGTGCAGATCGCTTCCTGCTCGTTCTGCTTGGTGATCGCAGCTTTGCTCGGTTTGTTGTACATTTTCTTGCACTGGGTTGAGTAGAACTGAAAGGGCACCCAGGTTTTTCCGTAATCCATGGACTTGAAGATGGCCATGGACTCAGGGCGAGGAGAGCAGAACTGGAGGCTCACGTAAGTCACCTCGAACTTCTTCCCCAAGGACAGCGTCAAAGTCACGTTTTGCGGGTATTGCACGTAGTTTTCCGACTGCCAGCAGGTGAGGTTGTGAGGGTTGTTGAGGTCTGTCAGGTACGCAGGGGGATGTGACTTCTTGGGGTCCGTGGCATCGCAGATGTTGCAGTCCCTAGATCTTTCCTCGTCCTTCTCGGTCACCACGCAGTACCGTGACGCCGGAGCGCCGCAGGTGCTGGATACGCGCACGTCCTTTCCAAACGCGGAGTTCACAAAGTCGGGGATGCAGCGTCTGGGGTTGCCGTTCTCGTCGTAACACGGGTCCGGAGGAGAGGATTGAGCCGCGAACATACTCATCCCGTATCCACCGCGAGCACCGGCCACCATCCCGATGATGGACACCGTGGAGACGCACGTTACCAAAATCCTTATCATTGCAACGGGTCCTCGGTGTCCCTAAAACAGCACTGaacaaataaagaaacttttgcatttaaaaaaagaagaagaccgaaatgcatgtatttataataatgtaGCTTGCAGTTTCCAATAGCTATGCTATGTGTGAAAGATCTGTGCCTAATTACAGGcaactttttttaaagacaaatccACAAAGTGCACTATACCTCTTTGCTCTGGTGGAGAAGTATGGCAAACCCTTCTTAAAACGAAATTATAGGGTACTCTCCCCTTCTTTTCTCTCTACCGGAAATGTTGTAATCTCTTTTCCCACTTTCAACCGATATGAAACAGAAAACCCGCTATTACTTTCCAAGGCTGCCTTTCTTCCTCTGCCTAACTCATTCACACCTCTGCCTCTCTGTGACTGAGTGTCGCAGCTCAGCCCTTCTCTCTTTCTGCTGCTCTGCCTGTGTTCAATAGGGGGTTCAGTCGTTTACCATTCTCTCTGTGCGCCTGCATGAGTAAAGCACTTTATTGCCCATGTGTGCAAGAAGCACAATGGAATTCTAATGTACGTTTATCTATAGTTGCATTCCCAGCTATTCATAGGGAAACTTTTGAATAGGCCTATCTGGAAaagtaaaactttatttattatttatgcgtGTTTACAGCAGTTATTTGGGAGGGGGGGGGCTTTGCGTTATAAATAGGCTACAATTCGAATATTCATCTATATGTGTGTATaggttttttgcattatttttacattttatttaaaactaaatgcattgttttatatatatatatatatatatatatatatatatatatatatatatatatatatatatatatatatatatatatatatatatatatatatataattgcattaaataaatatggCAGAAAAAAATCACTATGAAAAAAACAAATGATCACTAAATCACTCTTACTTTAAAACAGCAGACAATATAAGCATACAATACAACataaagcaatacaaaaaaaatgaattaataaacaaataaaggtcTTGGTggatagaca from Carassius carassius chromosome 1, fCarCar2.1, whole genome shotgun sequence includes:
- the LOC132142773 gene encoding netrin-1-like, which translates into the protein MIRILVTCVSTVSIIGMVAGARGGYGMSMFAAQSSPPDPCYDENGNPRRCIPDFVNSAFGKDVRVSSTCGAPASRYCVVTEKDEERSRDCNICDATDPKKSHPPAYLTDLNNPHNLTCWQSENYVQYPQNVTLTLSLGKKFEVTYVSLQFCSPRPESMAIFKSMDYGKTWVPFQFYSTQCKKMYNKPSKAAITKQNEQEAICTDSHTDMQPLTGGLIAFSTLDGRPSAHDFDNSPVLQDWVTATDIKVTFNRLHTFGDENEDDSELARDSYFYAVSDLQVGGRCKCNGHASKCVKDREGNLVCECKHNTAGPECDRCKPFHYDRPWQRATAREANECVVCHCNLHARRCRFNMELYKLSGRRSGGVCLNCRHNTAGRHCHYCKEGYYRDMTKAISHRRACKACDCHPVGAAGKTCNQTTGQCPCKDGVTGITCNRCAKGYQQSRSPIAPCIKIPVAAPTATYSSSEEPTDCDSHCKTPKGKMKVTMKKYCKKDFAVQVHVLKGDKAGEWWKFTINIISVYKQGGHRIRRGDQLLWVRAKDVACKCPKIKLGRKYLLMGSDDDDSRGQSGVVADKGSLLIPWKDLWARRLRKFQQRDKRGKC